In one Spirosoma rigui genomic region, the following are encoded:
- a CDS encoding glycosyltransferase: protein MRFRAVDTFRGLAAIMVILFHLQHLDLLSGNTFIAKSDIFVDFFFVLSGFVMTHSNYSKLTYLTSLWPFVVKRFRRLYPLHLFTLGLVLLFELLRFGVDRFVTPLANPVFAHDKTFVSFLANLTLTQSLGLFDTVTWNGPSWSISAEFYTYIAWALGLIVFRKNLWLLCGISFSLLAWFIVRHDGSIIYNYDYGFVRCVYSFLIGMLAYRLNRALPTGFRDWQHTAAEALLLSGTLLAVSSFTHAQSWLMPFLFATLIIVFSRESGAVSRLLAGERLAFLGKLSYSYYLNHTIVLAVLDLALFKLLKLPHSPLGELAFLLACLTAIHLLSVFTYRYVELILQPVSPAQRHSSGAQPVPKLRLPSNPIYAMNILNAPAWTRQVNFPYDSFDAVPQSVFDAINQDLKGLQHPDPLVSIVVPAWNEEVNILKSIASLAKLKTSIPLEILVVNNNSTDNTQKTLDKLLIRSVFQPIQGWGPARQKGLEEARGKYLLTADADGIYPSSWVNEMMAVLMQPGVVCVYGRYSFIPSPGFSRWKLTILEAMKDTIAEVRHMKRPHLNAYGISIGYVREYGLKIGYVMHKIRGEDGRMCFDLMNYGQVKQVKSAKARVWTGTRTLEKDGSFSRTVFLKIGIELRRLKSMFVEQQPHDTKTSAN, encoded by the coding sequence ATGAGATTTCGCGCGGTTGATACGTTCCGGGGCCTGGCGGCCATTATGGTCATTCTGTTCCACCTGCAGCACCTCGACCTGCTGTCGGGCAATACGTTCATTGCGAAGAGTGACATTTTTGTCGATTTCTTTTTCGTGCTGTCGGGTTTTGTCATGACCCACAGCAACTACAGCAAGCTTACCTACCTCACCAGTCTGTGGCCTTTCGTTGTCAAGCGGTTCAGGCGGCTCTACCCGTTGCACCTGTTCACGCTGGGGCTGGTGCTGCTGTTCGAGTTGTTACGATTTGGGGTCGACCGCTTCGTAACACCCCTGGCCAACCCGGTCTTTGCCCACGACAAAACGTTCGTATCCTTCCTGGCGAACCTGACCCTGACGCAGTCGCTGGGGCTGTTCGATACGGTTACCTGGAACGGGCCCAGCTGGAGCATCAGCGCCGAATTTTATACGTACATCGCCTGGGCGCTGGGCCTGATCGTGTTCCGCAAAAACCTGTGGCTGCTGTGTGGCATCAGTTTCAGCCTGCTGGCCTGGTTCATTGTCCGGCACGATGGCAGCATCATCTACAACTACGATTACGGCTTCGTCCGCTGTGTGTATAGTTTTCTGATCGGGATGCTGGCCTACCGGCTGAACCGTGCGCTGCCAACCGGTTTCCGGGACTGGCAGCACACGGCCGCTGAGGCACTGCTGCTGAGTGGCACGCTGCTGGCGGTGAGTTCATTCACACACGCCCAGAGCTGGCTGATGCCGTTTCTGTTCGCAACGCTCATCATCGTTTTCTCGCGCGAGTCGGGAGCCGTTTCCCGGCTGCTGGCGGGCGAGCGGCTGGCCTTCCTGGGAAAGCTCTCCTACTCCTATTACCTGAATCACACCATCGTGCTGGCGGTTCTGGACCTGGCCCTGTTCAAACTCCTGAAACTGCCGCATTCGCCACTGGGCGAACTCGCTTTCCTGCTTGCCTGCCTGACCGCTATTCACTTGCTGTCGGTCTTCACCTACCGCTACGTCGAATTAATTCTTCAACCTGTTTCACCAGCCCAACGCCACTCGTCCGGTGCCCAACCGGTGCCGAAACTGCGCTTGCCTTCCAATCCGATTTATGCCATGAACATTCTCAACGCCCCCGCCTGGACCCGTCAGGTTAACTTCCCCTACGATTCCTTCGACGCTGTTCCCCAGTCGGTCTTCGACGCCATCAACCAGGACCTCAAAGGGTTGCAGCATCCCGATCCACTGGTGAGTATCGTTGTTCCGGCCTGGAACGAAGAGGTTAACATCCTCAAGAGCATTGCGTCGCTGGCCAAGCTGAAAACATCGATCCCGCTGGAAATTCTGGTTGTCAACAATAACTCGACCGACAATACCCAAAAGACGCTGGACAAACTCCTGATCCGCAGCGTGTTTCAACCCATTCAGGGCTGGGGCCCCGCCCGGCAGAAAGGACTGGAGGAAGCCCGTGGCAAGTACCTGCTGACGGCCGATGCCGACGGTATTTACCCCAGTTCCTGGGTCAACGAGATGATGGCCGTACTGATGCAGCCGGGCGTCGTCTGCGTCTACGGGCGTTACTCCTTCATTCCTTCGCCGGGTTTTTCGCGCTGGAAGCTAACGATCCTCGAAGCCATGAAAGATACCATCGCCGAGGTACGCCACATGAAGCGGCCCCACCTCAATGCCTACGGCATCAGCATTGGCTACGTTCGGGAATATGGGCTGAAGATCGGGTATGTCATGCATAAGATCCGGGGCGAAGACGGACGCATGTGTTTCGACCTCATGAACTACGGCCAGGTGAAGCAGGTGAAGTCGGCAAAAGCGCGCGTCTGGACCGGTACGCGGACCCTCGAAAAAGACGGCAGCTTCTCCCGGACGGTCTTCCTGAAAATAGGCATCGAGCTACGGCGACTGAAAAGCATGTTTGTCGAACAGCAGCCCCACGACACCAAGACGTCGGCCAATTAA